The sequence GTCGGCGAATCCGACGGTCGCCTCGACGTGCGTGGGTCGGTCCGAAGTGGGGTCGCGGTCCGGCCACGGGGTCGTCGCGTCGGCGGTCCGCACCCGCGTCGCGGGGCCGAACCACGCCACGAGCAGGGAGAGGGGGTAGACCGCGCCGTCGTACAGGGGGCCGACCCGGAGGAAGGACTCGGGGTCGTCGTGCCAGTCGGTCACGCGACCGACGTGCGCGTGGGCGTACGCGAGTCGGACGGTCCCGAGGCGGCCGTCGGCGAGCGCCGTCGCCGCGAGTCGCTGGGCCTCGCAGCGCTCGGTGATGGGCGCACAGCCGAGTGCGAGGCCGCGGCGCTCGGCCTGATCGACGAGCGCCGTCGCCCGCGCCGCGTCGAGGGCGAGCGGCTTCTCGCTCCAGACGTGGCGCCCGGCGCGGAGCGCGCGCTCGGTCACGTCGGCGTGGGCGTCGTGGCCCGTGAGGGTCACCACCAGCGGCGCGGCTTCCGCCTCGAGGAGTGCGTCGAGGTCGGTGTACGCCGTCGCGCCGATGTCGGACGCGAACGACGCGGCGCGCTCGGCGTCGAGGTCACACGCGGCGACCGGCGTGAGCGACGACCGGGCGAGCGTCTCGGCGTACTTGTGGGCAACGGCACCACACCCCACGAACGCACAGTCCATACCCTCCGGCGGGCAGCGGTCGTGAAAAGTCCCTCGGCGACGATTTGAGCTACCCACCGCTAAAGCGGTGGGATTCAGCGTGGACTCCCGTTCTGGCCGATTCCTCGGCAGGAGAATAGCCTCCGTTCACGTTCATCATCCCGCTGTTCAAGCGTGGTTTCGACGCTTTCTTCCCGTTCTTCCAGCGTGCGACAACGCTCTTGCAGGCTTCAGCGGCCTTGTTCCGAGCGGCCTGCACCAGACCGCCATTGAAACCGTCCGTGGCCTCTCGTACGTCGTCGTAAGTTTCGTCGTCCAACTGTGTTTTGCTGGTGGTGACGTACTCGCCTTGGAAAGCGTGGTCAACGACGTACTGTGCCGACCAGAGGAAGGTGTCTACGGTGTCTTCAAGGAGTACGGCGTCGTCATTGTCCACGTCGAGCGCAACGGGGACGGTACGCCGCACCTCCATCTCTTATATGTGAGCCTGGTGTTTCTTGAATACTGGGGGAGTCTGACTGCCGCCGTAGCGCGGTTTGGTTCCCAGTTGTCCGCTTCATCCCACGGCTAAAGCCGTGGTTTTCGCCTCGCATGTTCTATAAGTCGCTGTGTCCCGGACAGGCCGTATGGCGCGGGTGGCGGTCCTCCACAACACGCTCGATTTCCGCGGCGGCGCCGACGCGGTCTGTCTGCACGTCTGCGAGGCGCTCCAGGCCGCCCACGACGTGACGCTCGTCACCTTCTCCCGCTCGTCGATCGCCGACCTCGACCGGCTGTTCGACACCGAGGTCTACGTGGCGGTCCACCGACCGCGCGAGGCCGTCGTCTCGCGGGCGCTCGACGCCCTCCCCGAGCAGTTCGGGCCGCAGTTACCGCCGCGGAGCGTCCTGCTCCGGCGCGCGTTCGCCCGCCGCGCCGACGACTTCGACATCGCCGTCAGCACCGCCAACGAGTTCGCGCTCCCGCTTCCGTCGGTCCAGTACGTTCACTTCCCGCAGTTCAACCGGCGGCACGCCGCGGGCGAGACGGCGGGGCGACTCGATCCGGTCTGGAGTCGCCTGAGCGGCCTCGGCGACCGCACGCTGCCCGCCGACGCCCGTCTCCTCGCCAACTCCGCGTGGACGGCCGACGCCGTCGAAACGATATACGGCCGGCGCCCGACCGTGTGTCATCCGCCGGTCGATCCGCCGCCGGACCCGCGTCCCTGGGCCGAGCGCGAGGCCGGCGTCGTGTTCGTGGGGCGTCTCGCCCCCGACAAGCGGCCGCTTCGTGCCGTTCGGATCGTCGACGGCGTCCGTGCCCGGGGTCACGACCTGCATCTCCACCTGGTCGGGTCGTCGTCGGCACGATACGCCGACTACGCCCGGCGCGTCGCGTCGGCGGCGGCCGACCGCGACTACGTCCACCTCCATCGGGACGCGCCGCGGTCGCGGATCGACCGACTGCTCGCGACCCACCGCTACGGGCTGAACTGCAAGCCGGCGGAGCATTTCGGGATGGCCGTCGCGGAGTACGTCGCCGCCGGCATGGTGGCGTTCGCCCCGGATTCGGGCGGCCAGCGAGAGATCCTCGGCGGCCGCGCGGACCGGCTGTTCGACACCACGACCGACGCCGTGGCGACCATCGCCGCCGCCGTCGACACCGATGCTCGGCCGACGCGTCCGCGGGACCGCTACGCGAGCGACCGGTTTCACGCGGTGATCCGTCGCCACGTCGCCGCGGTGCTCGACGAATAGGTCGATGAGGGAACTGCATCGCCGTCGCTATCGGACTCCTCGAAACGGTCTCCACACCGGCCTTTCCGGTGGTTTCGGTGCGAGTAGCGTCGCTCGGAGAGAAGGTCAGTCCTGGTTTGCGCCGTCTCGCCGCTCGCTCAGGTGTTCCCAGATTTCCGTGCAGCCGGCCCCGGCCTCGACGTCGGAGAGATGGTTTCGCTCTTCGGCGTTGTCTTCGGCGTCGGCGTCCGACGACCGCGTCACGGTCTCACTTTTCTCGGTCATCGATATCTCGTAGACGCTAGGCCCGTATAAGGCCGTCTTCGCACGTAATCACTACCCGTTCTCCCGCATTGAGGCGGTCCTTTCCGGTATCCCTGACGGCGGTGTGTCGGGGGCAGGGCGGCGCAGTCTGGCGATCACCCCGGATTTCACCCCCGAATCCGCGTGTGACGACCGGCAATCGTCGCGGGCGCCGACGACCTTACCGCCGTTGCCCCCGTATCGGGATGCATGACCACCGACGTTCACCAGCTCGACGCCGGAGCCTGGATCAGTGTCAACGATTCTCGGGAGGTGAACGTGAGCAACCTCTGGCGGCTCGCGAAGCACGATTTCTGTTCCTGTCGGTGCGCCGACTTCCTGGCGGAGGGGTTCGTCGAGGTCGGTGCCGACGGCGCGAACGTCGACGGCCGCATCGCCGGCCGGTGCATTCAGTGCGGGACGAGCGGCGTCACCGACTGGCTCACCGTCGGCCGCGTCGATCCGGAGACGGGCGAATTTCGGCCAGTCGTCCCCGAGAGCGTCCATCTCCCCGGCTGTGGCCGAACGCCGGCCACGGCGTGAGACGGCTCACATATAGCGGCAAATATTGTCGCATCCCCGGAGAGCCGGGGAAGGTTGACGGCGGGCACGACCGTATATGTTCGGGAGCCTTCTAGCCTTGCATGCCGTCCAAGGTCGAGCGCTGGAAAGACGAAACCTACGGGATGGAGATACGCGACCATCTCCTCCGATTCGCCGAGGAAGGGTGGGACGCCATCCCCGAGGACGAACACGACGCCTGGTTCGAGCGGTTCAAATGGTGGGGGCTGTACCACCAGCGGAAGGGACAGGAGAGCTACTTCATGATGCGCATCGGGACGCCGATGGGCCGGATGACGCCGGAACAGCTCCGGACCGTCGGCGAGGTGGCCCGCGACTACGCCACCGGTCCCGTCGACAACCCCGAGTTCGGCTCGGCGTACGCCGACTTCACCACGCGCCAGTCGATCCAGCTCCACTGGATCAAAGTCGAGGACATCCCCGACATCTGGGACGAACTCGAATCCGCCGGCCTCTCGACGATTCAGGCCTGTGGTGACTCCTGGCGCAACATCGTCGGTTCGCCCGTCGCGGGCCGTGACGCCGACGAACTCATCAACGTCTGGCCCATCGTGCAGGAACTCCACGAGACGTTCAAGGGCAACGACCTCTACGCCAACCTGCCCCGCAAGTGGAAAGTCGCCATGACCGGCGACCGCCGTGGCTCCGGCCAGGGCGACATCAACGACCTCGCCTTCGAACCGGCGACCAAGGAGATCGACGGTGAGGAAGTCGAGGGGTTCAACGTCCACGTCGGCGGCGGTCTCGCCCGCAAGGAACCCCGTTTCGCCCGCGATATCGATGTCTTCTGCCGCCCCGAGAACGCCACCGACGTCGCCGCCGGGCTCTCTGCGCTCTTCCGCGACTACGGCGACCGCGAGGATCGCTTCAACGCCCGCATCAAGTTCCTCGTCGACGAGTGGGGTCCCGAGAAGGTTCGGTCCGTCCTCCAGGAGGAGTACGTCGACTACGAACTCCCCACCGCGGGTGAGGACCTCCGCGACGAGTACGACTACAACGCCGGCCGCTCCGACGCCCCCGGCGACTACGTGGGCGTCCACGACCAGAGCGATGGACAGAACTTCGTCGGCCTCTCCGTCCTCGTCGGCCGCATGAGCGCGGACGATGTCATCGACCTCGCCGACCTCGCCGAGGAGTACGGCTCCGAGATGATCGGCCTCACGCAGCGCCAGAACGTCATCGTCGGCGACATCGCCGACGAGGATCTGGACGACTTCCTCGCCGAGCCGCTGCTGGACGAACATTCGCCCGACCCCAACCCGTTCATGCGCGGCTCCATCGCGTGTACGGGCACCGAATACTGCTCGCTCTCCATCGTCGAGACGAAAAACCGGATGGTCCGGTACGGCCGCTGGCTCCGGGACAACGTGGAGATCCCCGAGGGCGTCTCGGACTTCCACATCCACCTCTCGGGCTGTACCGCCTCGTGTGCCCAGCCACAGATCGCCGACATCAGCCTCCGGGGCATGAAGACCCGGAAGGACGGCGATCCCGTCGAGGCGTTCGACGTTGGCCTGGGCGGCGGCCTCGGCGAGAACCCGCAGTTCGCCGACTGGGTGAAGATGCGCATCCCCGCCGACGAGATTCCGGGCTACATCGCCAACCTGCTGGAGACCTACGAGCAGGAACGCGAGAGCCCCGAGGAGTCCTTCCGTGACTTCGTCGCCGACCGCGACGAGGACGAACTCGCCGCCCTCGCCGAACCGGCGGAGACGAGTTACGAGGACCCTTATCTCAACAACACGAAGATGACGTGGTACCCCTACGCCGAGGACACCGACATGGGCGCGTCGCCGGCACCGACCGACCGCAACGACCAGCCGCTCCCCTCGGACGACTAACATGGCCGACCGCGTGATGAAGGTCAACGCCTTCACGACGTTCGACCTCCTCGACGCCAGCGTCGAGGGCCACGGCTTCGAGGAGGAGGCCTTCGCCACGCTCAACGTGCGCACCCCGCGTGAGGACCCCGACGAAATCACGCTCGAACTCGAACTCGACAACACGCAGCTCGACAACGTGGAGCCACACGCGGACCGCGTCACCCTCTCGGCCGACGAGGCGCGCACCCTCGCGACCGAACTACAAAAGGCGGCGGAGCGTCTGGACGCAAACGAGACGGACGCATGACCTCCCAGGCCCTCATCGTCGCGGCCCACGGCTCCCACCGCAACCCCGACTCCGCGACGCCGACGTACGCCCACACCGACGCCATCCGCGAGCGCGGCTGCTTCGATCAGGTGCGCGAGGCGTTCTGGAAGGAGTCACCCTCCTTTCGCTCGGTCCTCCGCACCGTCGACGCCGACGAAGCGTACATCGTCCCGCTGTTCGTGAGTCAGGGCTACTTCGTCGATCGGGTGCTCCCCCGGGAGTTCGGCCTCGGCGTCGCCGACGTGACGGGCACGCCGGTCGAATCCGACGTGATCTACACCGACCCCGTCGGCACCCATCCCGCGATGACCGAGGTGGTCGCGGAACGCGCCCGTCGATATCTCGACGAGGGCGTCGCCGAGGAAGACACCGCGCTCGCGGTCATCGGCCACGGCACCGAGCGCAACCCGAACAGCGCCGACGCCATCTACGACCACGTCGACGCCCTGCGCGAGACGACCGACTTCGCGGAGGTCGGCGCGCTCTTCATGGACGAGGCGCCCTACGTCGACGACGTGCTGGAGGCGTTCGACGCCGACGACATCGCGGTCGTCCCCCTCTTCATCGCCGACGGCTTTCATACGCAAGACGAGATCCCCGAACTGCTGGGGATCACCGACGACCCGCGCTCGGGCTACCCCGTCCCCGGCGAGGTCGCCGGCCGCCGCATCTGGTACACGTCGGCCGTGGGCACCGACCCGCTCATGCCCGACGTGCTCTTGGAGCGGGCCGCCGACGCGGGCGCCGACATCGACCGCGACGCCGACGACGAGACGCCCGTCCGGCCCGACGCCGCCGACGCCTTCCTGTCGTGGCTCGATTCCGCTCCCGGCGAGGGCGGCCATCGGGTGCGCGAGTGGGGCGACCTCGTCGTCGCCGCGACCGAGACGGGCTACGAACTCCGTCATCGCGCCGACCGGGGCGTTCCTCGCACGGCGCTTGCCGACCGCGATCCCGACGACTTCCGCGCGTTCGTGCGCGCGGACGACGACGGGCGCTACCGACCCTTCGCCGGCGAGCAGTCGCTGCCGACGGGGTGGGTGTTGTCCGGTCTCGACCGGACCGCCCTGCTCCGGGCGCTCGCCACTGTCTATCCCGCGTCCGTCGAGACGTGGGCCGACGACCCCAACCCCGTCTCCTACCGCGAGGTGGCGACGCGACAGACCGGTATCTACGAGCGCGTCGCGAACCTCTCCCGCGAGGAACTGGTCGACGTGACCGAGGCGGTGTGTGGCAACTGCGCCAAGCGCCGCGACTGGGACGAACACGCCGACGACCGGCTTCCGGTCGACCGGGGCGACGGTGCGCTCCCCTGCCGGGAGCCGTGTTCGTTCCTCGTTGCCGCCGCGCGCGAGGTCCTCGTCGACGAACCGCCGGACGAACAGGCACCTGACTATCCCGACGCCGACGTGCCGCCGGGCGATCTGACCGATCCGGGCAACCGATACCGGGTCCGCTACCGGCGCGCACGTGGCGTCCCCGACACTCCCCAACGATGAGCACGACAACCACCGGAACGGTGTTCCTCGTCGGTGCCGGTCCGGGCGATCCGGAACTCATGACGGTGAAGGCCCGGCGACTGCTCGACGAGGCCGATGTCGTCCTCCACGACTCGCTCGTGGGCGACGGCGTGATCGAATCGATTCCCGACGGCACGCGCGTCGAGAACGTGGGCAAGCGTGCCGACGGCGAACGAACCCCGCAGGCGGAGATCAACGACCGTCTCGTCCGCGAGGCCAAGGCCGGCCGCGACGTGGTCCGTCTCAAGGGCGGCGATCCGACCATCTTCGCCCGCGGCGGCGAGGAGGCGGAGCATCTCGCCCGCCACGGCGTCCCCTTCGAGGTGGTGCCGGGCATCACGAGCGCCATCGCCGCGCCGGGCGTCGCCGGTATCCCCCCGACCCACCGCGACCACGCCTCGACGCTCGCCGTCGTGACGGGTCACGAGGACCCCAGCAAGCCCGACAGCGCCCTCGACTGGGACGCCCTCTCGTCGCTCGTCGACGCGGGCGGCACGCTGGTGATCCTGATGGGCGTGGGTCGACTGCCGGACAACGTGGCCGCGCTCCGGGAGGGCGGCGTCGCCCCCGACACGCCCGTGGCGATGGTCGAACGCGCCACTCTCCCCGACGAACGCACCGTCACGGGGACGCTCGACACCATCGTCGACCGCGCCGAAGAAGCCAGCATCGACCCGCCCGCCGTCACCGTCGTCGGGCAGGTCGTCGGCGTCCGCGAGACGGTCGCACACTGTCTCGGCGACACCGATGCGGTGGTCGACGGCCCTTCTGCGAACGGGTCGGAGGTCGTGGAGGTGAACCGCCAATGAGCGACGCCGACGATGCTGCCGACTTCGGCGACTGGCCCCTCAAGCGCCTGATGACCGAGGTGGTCGGCTCCGGCACCAAATCCGCCGAGGACATGACCTCCGAGCAGGCCGCCGAGGCGATGCGCCGCATCTTCGCCGGCGAACCGCATCCGACGACCCTCGGCGCCTTCTGGCTGGCCAACCGCTGGAAGCACAACACGAGCGAGGAACTCGCGGCCTACACCGACGAGATGTGCGACCGCGTGGAGTACGCCACGCCCGACGCCGACCCCGTCGACTGCGGCGCCAACTACGACGGCAAGGGCCGCACCGCGATTCTGGGCGTCGCCGCCGGCGTCGTCGCCGCCGGTGCCGGAACCCCCGTCGTGGCCCACTCCGGCGACCGCGTCCCCACGCAGAAACAGGACGCGTACAAGCACGTCCTCGACGAACTCGGCGTCGCGACGGAGCTGACGCCCCGCGACTCGGCCGACATGGTCGACGAGACGGGCTTTGGCTTCTACTACCAGCCCGCGTTCAACCCCGCCGTCGCCGACCTGTTCGAGCACCGCGACCGGATGGGCGTGCGCACGTTCGTCAACACCGTCGAGACGCTCGCCAACCCCGCCGGCGCGAGCGTCCATCTCGGCTCCTTCTATCACCTCGCCTTCGCGAAGAAAGTGGTCGACACGTTCGAGCGGAGCGAGACCC comes from Haloplanus sp. XH21 and encodes:
- a CDS encoding anthranilate phosphoribosyltransferase, encoding MSDADDAADFGDWPLKRLMTEVVGSGTKSAEDMTSEQAAEAMRRIFAGEPHPTTLGAFWLANRWKHNTSEELAAYTDEMCDRVEYATPDADPVDCGANYDGKGRTAILGVAAGVVAAGAGTPVVAHSGDRVPTQKQDAYKHVLDELGVATELTPRDSADMVDETGFGFYYQPAFNPAVADLFEHRDRMGVRTFVNTVETLANPAGASVHLGSFYHLAFAKKVVDTFERSETHDLDRVIMFQGMEGYDDIRPGYTKVADWSADGDFDDYEIETAEYGMDFEEADLEVDDVAVDSARLTREVVTGERDDHWYDAVALNAAFRIYAGGDADSLGAGLDAARAAIDDGSAAAVLDDLRAF
- the cobA gene encoding uroporphyrinogen-III C-methyltransferase, coding for MSTTTTGTVFLVGAGPGDPELMTVKARRLLDEADVVLHDSLVGDGVIESIPDGTRVENVGKRADGERTPQAEINDRLVREAKAGRDVVRLKGGDPTIFARGGEEAEHLARHGVPFEVVPGITSAIAAPGVAGIPPTHRDHASTLAVVTGHEDPSKPDSALDWDALSSLVDAGGTLVILMGVGRLPDNVAALREGGVAPDTPVAMVERATLPDERTVTGTLDTIVDRAEEASIDPPAVTVVGQVVGVRETVAHCLGDTDAVVDGPSANGSEVVEVNRQ
- a CDS encoding DUF6360 family protein — protein: MADRVMKVNAFTTFDLLDASVEGHGFEEEAFATLNVRTPREDPDEITLELELDNTQLDNVEPHADRVTLSADEARTLATELQKAAERLDANETDA
- a CDS encoding nitrite/sulfite reductase, producing the protein MPSKVERWKDETYGMEIRDHLLRFAEEGWDAIPEDEHDAWFERFKWWGLYHQRKGQESYFMMRIGTPMGRMTPEQLRTVGEVARDYATGPVDNPEFGSAYADFTTRQSIQLHWIKVEDIPDIWDELESAGLSTIQACGDSWRNIVGSPVAGRDADELINVWPIVQELHETFKGNDLYANLPRKWKVAMTGDRRGSGQGDINDLAFEPATKEIDGEEVEGFNVHVGGGLARKEPRFARDIDVFCRPENATDVAAGLSALFRDYGDREDRFNARIKFLVDEWGPEKVRSVLQEEYVDYELPTAGEDLRDEYDYNAGRSDAPGDYVGVHDQSDGQNFVGLSVLVGRMSADDVIDLADLAEEYGSEMIGLTQRQNVIVGDIADEDLDDFLAEPLLDEHSPDPNPFMRGSIACTGTEYCSLSIVETKNRMVRYGRWLRDNVEIPEGVSDFHIHLSGCTASCAQPQIADISLRGMKTRKDGDPVEAFDVGLGGGLGENPQFADWVKMRIPADEIPGYIANLLETYEQERESPEESFRDFVADRDEDELAALAEPAETSYEDPYLNNTKMTWYPYAEDTDMGASPAPTDRNDQPLPSDD
- a CDS encoding glycosyltransferase family 4 protein, whose product is MARVAVLHNTLDFRGGADAVCLHVCEALQAAHDVTLVTFSRSSIADLDRLFDTEVYVAVHRPREAVVSRALDALPEQFGPQLPPRSVLLRRAFARRADDFDIAVSTANEFALPLPSVQYVHFPQFNRRHAAGETAGRLDPVWSRLSGLGDRTLPADARLLANSAWTADAVETIYGRRPTVCHPPVDPPPDPRPWAEREAGVVFVGRLAPDKRPLRAVRIVDGVRARGHDLHLHLVGSSSARYADYARRVASAAADRDYVHLHRDAPRSRIDRLLATHRYGLNCKPAEHFGMAVAEYVAAGMVAFAPDSGGQREILGGRADRLFDTTTDAVATIAAAVDTDARPTRPRDRYASDRFHAVIRRHVAAVLDE
- a CDS encoding DR2241 family protein; amino-acid sequence: MREWGDLVVAATETGYELRHRADRGVPRTALADRDPDDFRAFVRADDDGRYRPFAGEQSLPTGWVLSGLDRTALLRALATVYPASVETWADDPNPVSYREVATRQTGIYERVANLSREELVDVTEAVCGNCAKRRDWDEHADDRLPVDRGDGALPCREPCSFLVAAAREVLVDEPPDEQAPDYPDADVPPGDLTDPGNRYRVRYRRARGVPDTPQR